The following DNA comes from Mucisphaera calidilacus.
GTAACAAGCCTGCCCCGCGTGCTGTTTGTCCCGCCGACCCTGAACCCTTCGGGCAGCGGGGAAACCGGAGAGCCAAGCGACGTGAGCCAAGCCGCCGACCCAACAACGACGCCCGATGCCTACCGGCTGACGCACCTGCGGACGCTGGAGGCGGAGAGTATGCACATCATCCGCGAGGTGGTGGCCGAGTTTGAGAAGCCGGTGATGCTCTTTTCGATCGGCAAGGACTCGTGCGTGATGCTGCACCTGGCGCGCAAGGCGTTCGCGCCGGGCAAGCCGCCCTTCCCGCTGCTGCAGATCGATACGGGCTGGAACTTCCGGTCGATGTACGACTTCCGGGACGACTACATCGTTGGTGAGCTGGGGCTGGAGTGTCTCGTGCACATCAACGAGGAGGGGGCCAAGCAGGGGCTCAACCCGTTCATCCACGGGAGCAAGACGTTTACGGATGTCATGAACCTCGGGGCGCTGCGTCAGGCGCTGGACAAGTACCGGTTCGACGCCGCGTTCGGCGGCGGTCGGCGTGACGAGGAGAAGGCGCGGGCCAAGGAACGTGTTTATTCGTTCCGCGACGAGAACCACCGATGGGACCCGAAGAACCAGCGGCCGGAGCTGTGGAACCTCTACAACGGCGCGGTGCACAAGGGCGAGCAGATCCGGGCGTTCCCGCTCTCGAACTGGACGGAGCTGGATATCTGGCAGTACATCCACCTGGAGAACATCCAGCTGGTGCCGATCTACTTCGCGAGTGAGATGGACGTTGTGGAGTTCGAGGGGCAGTTGATCGGCGTCGACGACGACCGGATGCCCGAGGACCTGCGGAGGACGGCCCGCAAGGAGTGGGTGCGGTTCCGGACGCTTGGCGATTACCCGCTGAGCGGCGCGACGCCGAGCCGGGCGCAGACGCTGCCCGAGATCATCCAGGAGATGCTGCTGGCGACGCGTTCGGAGCGTGAGGGTCGTGTGATCGACAAGGACCCGGGCGCGAGCATGGAAGAGAAGAAGCGGCAGGGCTATTACTAATCCGCAGGGAGACGCGAGAGCGCATGAGCAGCAGTGACACGAGTACGGCTGGCGGGTCGAGTTACATCGCGCAGGAAGCGGATCGGATCGCGAGCGATATCGACGGCT
Coding sequences within:
- the cysD gene encoding sulfate adenylyltransferase subunit CysD codes for the protein MSQAADPTTTPDAYRLTHLRTLEAESMHIIREVVAEFEKPVMLFSIGKDSCVMLHLARKAFAPGKPPFPLLQIDTGWNFRSMYDFRDDYIVGELGLECLVHINEEGAKQGLNPFIHGSKTFTDVMNLGALRQALDKYRFDAAFGGGRRDEEKARAKERVYSFRDENHRWDPKNQRPELWNLYNGAVHKGEQIRAFPLSNWTELDIWQYIHLENIQLVPIYFASEMDVVEFEGQLIGVDDDRMPEDLRRTARKEWVRFRTLGDYPLSGATPSRAQTLPEIIQEMLLATRSEREGRVIDKDPGASMEEKKRQGYY